One stretch of Flavobacterium sp. 9 DNA includes these proteins:
- a CDS encoding Crp/Fnr family transcriptional regulator: protein MIAIDLLEKYGALKKIFAKNETIFEEGNLPTHYYQIISGEVKMSNYNDDAREFIQGIFYKEQSFGEPPLFLNQKYPANAIAVEDSEVLLLPKNSFMKLLEENSAISLKIIENLAQRLYYKSVMAAEMSTQEPEHRVLKLIDHGIAYFNFKKDPNGYLISFTRQQIGDLTGLRVETVIRTIKALEKKGILKIINRKVYR from the coding sequence ATGATTGCAATTGATTTATTGGAAAAATATGGCGCGCTGAAAAAAATTTTCGCTAAAAATGAAACTATTTTTGAAGAAGGCAATCTTCCAACGCATTATTATCAAATTATTTCCGGTGAAGTAAAAATGAGTAATTATAATGATGATGCCCGCGAGTTTATTCAGGGAATCTTTTATAAAGAACAATCTTTTGGTGAACCGCCTTTGTTCTTAAATCAAAAATATCCCGCAAATGCTATTGCCGTTGAAGATTCTGAAGTTCTTCTTCTTCCTAAAAATAGTTTCATGAAATTATTAGAAGAAAACTCAGCAATCAGCCTTAAAATAATCGAAAATTTAGCTCAACGCTTGTATTATAAATCGGTTATGGCAGCCGAAATGTCTACACAAGAACCTGAACATCGTGTTTTGAAATTAATAGATCACGGAATTGCTTATTTTAATTTTAAAAAAGACCCAAACGGCTACCTCATCAGTTTTACGAGACAACAAATTGGCGATTTGACTGGTTTACGTGTCGAAACCGTAATTAGAACCATAAAAGCTTTGGAGAAAAAAGGTATTTTGAAGATTATAAACAGGAAAGTATACCGATAA
- a CDS encoding geranylgeranylglyceryl/heptaprenylglyceryl phosphate synthase translates to MQQKLLNIHQQILEAKRDGQKLLAILLDPDKIVLENLGHLLQKINQSPATHIFVGGSIVESTILEDLIAQLKQNTNLPVVIFPGNPSQISPQADAILFLSLLSGRNPDYLIEYQVQAAPILKKTNLEVISTGYILIESGNETAVARVSKTKPLNRENFDLALATAQAGEMLGNKLIYLEAGSGAKNAVPLKMIELITQNIKIPVIVGGGIVDLHGIQNAYNAGADLVVIGTAFENDSHFFESK, encoded by the coding sequence ATGCAGCAGAAATTACTCAATATACATCAGCAAATTTTAGAAGCTAAAAGAGATGGGCAAAAATTATTGGCCATACTTTTGGATCCCGATAAAATTGTTTTGGAAAATTTAGGACATTTATTACAGAAGATAAATCAATCTCCTGCAACACATATTTTTGTTGGAGGAAGCATTGTTGAGTCAACAATTTTAGAAGATTTAATTGCACAATTAAAACAAAATACAAATCTGCCCGTTGTTATATTTCCGGGAAATCCGTCGCAGATTTCACCTCAGGCCGATGCTATTTTGTTCTTGTCTTTATTGTCTGGTCGTAATCCGGATTATTTAATAGAATATCAGGTTCAGGCAGCGCCAATTCTTAAAAAGACAAATCTGGAAGTTATTTCGACAGGTTATATTTTAATCGAAAGCGGAAATGAAACCGCCGTTGCGCGTGTAAGTAAAACGAAACCATTAAATAGAGAAAATTTCGATTTGGCTCTGGCAACTGCACAAGCCGGCGAAATGTTAGGAAATAAATTAATCTATTTAGAAGCAGGAAGCGGAGCAAAGAATGCAGTTCCGCTGAAAATGATAGAGTTAATTACGCAAAACATTAAAATTCCTGTAATTGTTGGAGGAGGAATTGTAGATTTGCACGGAATTCAAAATGCATACAACGCTGGTGCAGATTTAGTAGTTATTGGAACTGCTTTTGAAAACGACAGTCATTTTTTTGAATCAAAATAA
- the pnuC gene encoding nicotinamide riboside transporter PnuC, translating to MIDFFLDSYKNAPLWHIALEFLVFVCGILSVWFAKKENIWVYPTGLIATVISVYLLYIAGYIGDMIINGYFSIMSIYGWYVWAKGGTTEDNLPITRTNFNEKIIGILLFFVTVFVVFGIYKYFDYEIKKDNYVDMISSGIFFAGMWYMARKKIENWTLWIIGDIIVVPLYAYRGLGMLSLQYLIFTILAISAYLEWRKILDSKKQLS from the coding sequence ATGATTGATTTTTTTCTAGATAGTTATAAAAATGCTCCATTGTGGCACATTGCTTTAGAATTTTTGGTTTTTGTTTGCGGAATTTTAAGCGTTTGGTTTGCTAAAAAAGAAAATATCTGGGTGTATCCAACAGGTTTAATCGCCACAGTAATTTCCGTATATCTCTTATATATTGCGGGTTATATTGGAGATATGATTATCAATGGATATTTCTCGATTATGAGCATTTATGGTTGGTATGTTTGGGCAAAAGGGGGAACAACTGAGGATAACTTACCGATTACAAGAACTAATTTTAATGAAAAAATAATTGGAATATTACTTTTCTTTGTAACTGTTTTCGTAGTTTTCGGGATTTATAAATACTTCGATTACGAAATCAAAAAAGATAATTATGTCGATATGATTTCGTCAGGAATATTTTTTGCAGGAATGTGGTACATGGCCAGGAAAAAGATCGAAAACTGGACACTTTGGATCATTGGCGACATTATTGTGGTGCCCCTTTATGCTTATCGCGGCTTAGGGATGTTGTCTCTGCAATATTTAATTTTTACAATTTTGGCTATTTCAGCTTATTTAGAATGGAGAAAAATCTTAGACAGCAAAAAACAGCTATCATAA